In Haloarcula sp. H-GB4, a single genomic region encodes these proteins:
- a CDS encoding ABC transporter ATP-binding protein, whose amino-acid sequence MSPRATESEAITLPDPAERLLAIRDLDAGYGDLQVLSDVHMDVSDGEYVVIVGPNGAGKSTVMKSVFGLTTYMGGEVIFSGADISQRNPDEIIYEGISYVPQTGNVFGSLSVRENLEMGAYILDEVPEDRIEDVYDRFPILRERSDQSAGTLSGGQQQMLAMGRALMLDPDLLLLDEPSAGLAPDLVDDMFDRIDRINDDGTAILMVEQNAKEALRRCDRGYVLVQGQNRYEDEGTVLLNDEQVRQDFLGG is encoded by the coding sequence ATGAGTCCGCGCGCGACAGAGTCAGAGGCTATCACGCTCCCCGACCCAGCCGAGCGGCTCCTCGCCATCCGAGACCTTGATGCGGGCTACGGCGATCTGCAGGTCCTCAGTGATGTCCATATGGACGTTTCCGACGGTGAGTACGTCGTCATCGTCGGGCCAAACGGGGCTGGCAAGTCAACGGTGATGAAGTCCGTCTTCGGCCTGACAACGTACATGGGTGGAGAGGTCATCTTCAGCGGGGCTGATATCAGCCAGCGCAATCCCGACGAAATCATTTACGAGGGAATCAGCTACGTCCCCCAGACCGGCAACGTATTCGGCTCGCTGAGTGTGCGCGAGAACCTCGAAATGGGTGCGTACATCCTCGACGAAGTGCCGGAAGACCGGATTGAAGACGTGTACGACAGGTTCCCCATTCTCCGGGAGCGGTCCGACCAGTCGGCCGGGACGCTGTCGGGCGGCCAACAGCAGATGCTCGCCATGGGCCGGGCGCTGATGCTCGACCCCGACCTGCTGTTGCTCGACGAGCCCTCCGCCGGGCTCGCCCCGGACCTGGTCGACGATATGTTCGATCGCATCGACCGCATCAACGACGACGGCACGGCTATTCTGATGGTCGAGCAAAACGCAAAGGAGGCACTCCGGCGGTGTGATCGGGGCTATGTGCTCGTGCAGGGTCAGAATCGCTACGAGGACGAAGGGACGGTCCTCCTCAACGACGAGCAGGTTCGCCAAGACTTCCTCGGCGGATAG
- a CDS encoding ABC transporter ATP-binding protein: MSEPDAAPQQETAVTSDAIESPLLEVDGLRKEFGGVVAVDGATFSVAEGSLTGLIGPNGAGKSTTFNCITGIHEPTGGRVTFDGQSITGLPSYTLANKGLVRTFQIARELSEMTVLENVMLAPGGQVGESVIQSVTPGLRGNVIDDETAVRDRAWETLEFFEIDHLAHENAGNLSGGQRKLLEMARVLMTDPEMILLDEPLAGVNPTLEEKLLERIHELRREQGLTFLLVEHDMDVIMNNCEHIIVMHQGSILAEGDAETIKSDERVLEAYLGGDV; encoded by the coding sequence ATGAGTGAACCCGATGCTGCACCGCAACAGGAAACTGCCGTCACGAGCGACGCGATCGAGTCGCCGCTGCTGGAAGTCGACGGCCTCCGCAAGGAGTTCGGCGGCGTTGTCGCAGTCGACGGGGCGACGTTCTCCGTGGCAGAGGGGTCGCTCACCGGCCTCATTGGCCCGAACGGGGCCGGCAAATCGACGACGTTCAACTGTATCACTGGCATTCACGAACCAACTGGTGGCCGGGTCACCTTTGACGGCCAGAGCATTACTGGGCTCCCGTCATACACACTCGCAAATAAGGGGCTGGTCCGGACGTTCCAGATCGCCCGTGAACTGTCCGAGATGACGGTCCTGGAGAACGTGATGCTCGCGCCGGGTGGACAGGTCGGCGAGTCGGTCATCCAGTCGGTGACGCCAGGGCTTCGCGGCAATGTCATCGACGACGAGACGGCTGTTCGGGACCGCGCGTGGGAGACGCTCGAGTTCTTCGAGATCGACCATCTCGCCCACGAGAACGCCGGCAATCTCTCCGGTGGCCAGCGGAAACTGCTGGAGATGGCGCGGGTCCTGATGACCGACCCCGAGATGATTCTACTGGACGAGCCGCTGGCCGGCGTCAACCCGACGCTGGAAGAGAAACTACTGGAGCGGATTCACGAACTCCGTCGAGAGCAGGGCCTGACCTTCCTGCTGGTCGAACACGACATGGACGTTATCATGAACAACTGCGAACACATCATCGTCATGCATCAGGGGAGCATCCTCGCCGAAGGGGACGCCGAGACTATCAAGTCGGACGAGCGGGTACTTGAGGCGTACCTAGGAGGTGACGTATGA
- a CDS encoding branched-chain amino acid ABC transporter permease, with amino-acid sequence MGIAEFARDGRVVVGDRPGAAVVAAVSGFLLLDLVAKLAGTTVFFLGAKLLGGSLTVSSLLSMVVDGLLVGLAVGLAGIGLSMTYSILDFANFAHGDTVTVGAFLGWVAAYITAGLGTGAPISELFMLNSGRQLSTVSTFIPVLLGLVIAGVGSIGIVLLIDRLTYRPMRDTDNISLLIASIGVALALRYLIAFVFGTQTSGVASGGLRVTLFSMISITDNEITLLVVSVLLMLGVHLLLQRTKLGKAMRAMADNEDLARVTGIPTERVIRLTWILGGGLAGIGGYLLVLESGTISFNFGWILLLLIFAAVIVGGIGSIYGAMAGGILIGLVDSLALIWLPSGLTRASAFLVLIVVLLLRPSGIFGGVSTA; translated from the coding sequence ATGGGAATTGCTGAGTTCGCAAGAGACGGCCGCGTAGTGGTGGGCGATCGGCCGGGAGCAGCAGTGGTAGCCGCGGTCAGTGGCTTCCTCTTGCTGGATTTAGTTGCAAAGCTCGCTGGGACAACCGTGTTTTTCCTCGGAGCCAAGTTACTGGGGGGGTCTCTCACCGTGAGTTCGTTGCTCTCAATGGTGGTGGACGGACTGCTCGTCGGACTGGCGGTCGGACTCGCCGGCATTGGTCTGTCAATGACATATAGCATTCTCGACTTCGCCAACTTCGCGCACGGGGACACGGTGACTGTCGGGGCGTTCCTGGGGTGGGTCGCCGCGTACATCACCGCTGGCCTCGGGACCGGAGCCCCGATTTCAGAACTGTTCATGCTCAATTCGGGGCGACAGTTGAGCACCGTTTCGACGTTCATTCCGGTGCTTCTCGGCCTTGTCATCGCCGGTGTCGGGTCGATTGGGATCGTGTTACTCATCGACCGACTCACCTATCGCCCCATGCGCGATACGGACAACATCTCCTTGCTGATTGCGTCAATCGGTGTTGCCCTCGCGTTGCGATACCTCATTGCGTTCGTCTTCGGCACGCAGACAAGCGGGGTCGCAAGCGGCGGGCTCCGGGTGACGCTATTCTCGATGATTTCAATCACCGACAACGAAATCACCCTGCTGGTGGTGTCGGTCCTGTTGATGCTCGGCGTCCACCTGCTGTTACAGCGGACGAAGCTTGGCAAGGCAATGCGGGCGATGGCCGACAACGAAGATCTCGCACGCGTGACCGGGATTCCGACCGAACGCGTGATCCGACTTACCTGGATCCTCGGTGGCGGCCTGGCAGGCATCGGCGGCTACCTGCTCGTGCTGGAAAGCGGCACGATATCGTTCAACTTCGGCTGGATTCTGCTCCTGCTCATCTTCGCCGCGGTCATCGTCGGCGGCATCGGCTCGATCTACGGGGCGATGGCTGGCGGGATTCTCATTGGGCTAGTCGATAGTCTGGCCCTGATCTGGCTGCCATCCGGGCTGACGCGGGCCTCTGCGTTTCTGGTGCTCATCGTCGTCTTGCTGTTGCGCCCGTCCGGCATCTTTGGGGGGGTGTCGACTGCATGA
- a CDS encoding branched-chain amino acid ABC transporter permease: MSNVDTVRNRLDALPDVGLVIGFIASIWAVMLVLAIAVGGANWANLAAGFIGSVTVLIGGYAILALALNLQWGYTGLFNIGIAGFMAVGAYTTAILTAPTDPAAGAVPGLGLPLWVGLIGGMAMAAIIGGLAALPALRLKADYLAIVTVAFSEIIRLVVNWDGLAEFSLFGAPVGTGGATGISFKSANEVASTLINGVGQPLVTAAEGVGVSGPNLANLTYGILLLLVVAASYWVLARITNSPFGRVLKAIREDETVTQSLGKDTRLFKIKTFMIGCALMGLAGVLFRGQAGYVSPQQFRPTITFYVFAALIIGGSGSNTGSIIGAATFSGLLFYLPARLGENVSLGGTRAPGNIVDAVAGLGSLDPLPLLAYTISNVSTLRFVLIGVVLIYIIQNQPEGLLGHRNEPATSVSLDRAQSGSGGETDE; encoded by the coding sequence ATGAGTAATGTTGACACTGTTCGAAACCGTCTGGACGCACTCCCGGACGTAGGGCTGGTCATCGGCTTCATCGCCAGTATCTGGGCCGTTATGCTCGTACTGGCGATCGCTGTCGGGGGGGCGAACTGGGCGAACCTCGCTGCCGGCTTCATCGGCAGCGTGACCGTTCTCATTGGTGGCTACGCCATCCTCGCGCTGGCGCTGAATCTTCAGTGGGGGTATACCGGTCTGTTCAACATCGGCATTGCAGGGTTCATGGCCGTCGGCGCGTACACGACAGCGATTCTCACTGCGCCAACTGACCCGGCGGCCGGGGCAGTCCCGGGGCTCGGCCTCCCGCTATGGGTTGGCCTCATCGGCGGCATGGCAATGGCCGCTATCATCGGCGGTCTCGCGGCGCTGCCGGCACTCCGACTGAAGGCTGACTACCTCGCCATCGTGACGGTCGCGTTCTCGGAGATAATTCGGCTCGTCGTCAACTGGGACGGCCTCGCCGAGTTCTCGCTGTTCGGAGCGCCGGTCGGAACCGGCGGCGCGACCGGTATCTCGTTCAAGTCCGCAAACGAGGTCGCGTCGACGCTCATCAATGGCGTCGGGCAGCCACTCGTAACTGCTGCGGAGGGCGTCGGCGTTTCCGGGCCGAATCTGGCGAATCTCACGTACGGGATACTTCTCCTGCTGGTCGTGGCTGCGAGCTACTGGGTGCTCGCCCGAATCACCAATTCGCCGTTCGGCCGCGTGCTGAAAGCGATTCGTGAGGACGAGACCGTGACCCAGTCACTGGGCAAGGACACCCGCCTGTTCAAGATCAAGACGTTCATGATCGGCTGTGCGCTGATGGGGCTGGCCGGTGTCCTGTTCCGCGGCCAGGCGGGCTACGTCAGCCCACAGCAGTTCAGACCGACGATTACGTTCTACGTGTTCGCGGCGCTCATCATCGGCGGCTCCGGATCCAACACCGGGAGCATCATCGGCGCAGCGACGTTCTCGGGACTGCTGTTCTACCTGCCGGCGCGGCTGGGCGAGAACGTCTCGCTTGGCGGCACTCGCGCACCCGGCAACATCGTGGACGCGGTTGCCGGACTCGGGTCGCTGGACCCGCTTCCACTCCTCGCATACACCATTAGCAACGTCAGCACGCTCCGGTTTGTCCTCATCGGCGTCGTGCTGATATATATCATCCAGAACCAGCCAGAGGGGCTGCTCGGCCACCGGAACGAACCCGCAACGAGCGTGAGCCTTGACAGAGCGCAGTCCGGATCCGGAGGTGAGACAGATGAGTGA